A region from the Arachis ipaensis cultivar K30076 chromosome B01, Araip1.1, whole genome shotgun sequence genome encodes:
- the LOC107631229 gene encoding protein DEHYDRATION-INDUCED 19 homolog 5 isoform X2 — protein MNFDLRSSVHHSAKHVSTVQASKLHSDVDDDPQSHFRCPFCDFEIQVRVLCSNLEEEHCPDLKNVVCPVCDQNLGRDVISQFTHSNPRKWMWKSEIYNFWSGNSAMLGKKLAAMGNKQESMPDPLLSPFICNMPVPSSNDIHPNEDSSSSKKDLDIPDAKRSGTDAPRIGDEQDLQERKLMADFVQTLVLSTIL, from the exons ATGAATTTTGATCTTAGGTCTAGCGTTCATCATTCTGCTAAGCACGTTTCTACAGTCCAAGCTTCAAAGCTTCACTCTG ACGTAGATGACGATCCTCAATCTCACTTCCGATGTCCTTTCTGTGATTTTGAAATTCAAGTTCGCGTGCTCTGCAGCAATTTAGAAGAGGAGCATTGTCCTGACCTAAAAAATGTG GTTTGTCCTGTCTGTGATCAAAATTTAGGGAGGGATGTTATCAGTCAATTCACTCATTCAAATCCACGAAAG TGGATGTGGAAGTCTGAGATATATAATTTCTGGTCCGGTAATTCAGCTATGCTTGGCAAGAAATTGGCTGCAATGGGAAACAAGCAAGAATCAATGCCGGATCCGCTTCTGTCACCGTTTATCTGCAACATGCCTGTCCCAAGCTCTAATGACATCCACCCTAATGAAGACTCCAGCTCCAGCAAGAAGGACTTAGACATTCCTGATGCTAAAAG GTCAGGGACAGATGCACCACGCATTGGCGATGAGCAAGATCTACAAGAGAGAAAGCTGATGGCTGATTTTGTTCAAACTTTGGTATTATCAACCATACTATAA
- the LOC107631229 gene encoding protein DEHYDRATION-INDUCED 19 homolog 5 isoform X1, whose protein sequence is MNFDLRSSVHHSAKHVSTVQASKLHSDDYSVFHYTDVDDDPQSHFRCPFCDFEIQVRVLCSNLEEEHCPDLKNVVCPVCDQNLGRDVISQFTHSNPRKWMWKSEIYNFWSGNSAMLGKKLAAMGNKQESMPDPLLSPFICNMPVPSSNDIHPNEDSSSSKKDLDIPDAKRSGTDAPRIGDEQDLQERKLMADFVQTLVLSTIL, encoded by the exons ATGAATTTTGATCTTAGGTCTAGCGTTCATCATTCTGCTAAGCACGTTTCTACAGTCCAAGCTTCAAAGCTTCACTCTG ATGATTATTCAGTGTTCCATTATACAGACGTAGATGACGATCCTCAATCTCACTTCCGATGTCCTTTCTGTGATTTTGAAATTCAAGTTCGCGTGCTCTGCAGCAATTTAGAAGAGGAGCATTGTCCTGACCTAAAAAATGTG GTTTGTCCTGTCTGTGATCAAAATTTAGGGAGGGATGTTATCAGTCAATTCACTCATTCAAATCCACGAAAG TGGATGTGGAAGTCTGAGATATATAATTTCTGGTCCGGTAATTCAGCTATGCTTGGCAAGAAATTGGCTGCAATGGGAAACAAGCAAGAATCAATGCCGGATCCGCTTCTGTCACCGTTTATCTGCAACATGCCTGTCCCAAGCTCTAATGACATCCACCCTAATGAAGACTCCAGCTCCAGCAAGAAGGACTTAGACATTCCTGATGCTAAAAG GTCAGGGACAGATGCACCACGCATTGGCGATGAGCAAGATCTACAAGAGAGAAAGCTGATGGCTGATTTTGTTCAAACTTTGGTATTATCAACCATACTATAA